GAGTCCCCTCGCCTTCCTTTCCACcatgtttctatttttcctATAATTGTTGAGAatttagcattttattttcctgtgtttctctgtgtAAGTCATGAATTTATTTGGGCTTCTCCTTTTGTCTCAGAAGAGAAGTTTTGCTTTGCCTTCTTGCAAAAAAATTACACTTGTAAGTGGCATTTTATTTTGAGAGGAGTGAAGCTGTCATTGTTTTTGTGAGAATGTGAAGCAGTATCAGTATATCAGACATGGCAAAATGTGGGTCAAAAATCCTGTGCTAAAATCCCAACTGATGGGATAAAGTCTGGGTATTTGCTTTTTGGCAGTGTCTCTTTTCATGTCAGGTGGTTGCTTGCCTAAACATCCTGTGTCATTGTAATTTAGCCagaataattttacattttgctgTCAACTTTGAAACTAGTTTCTTGAAAGTTTCAGTGGTACTGCTAGTTCTGGgtgaaacttaaaaaaatgccacaaaacTTTAGTTAAAAATCTTAGTCTTAGTCTTTCatggcacatggtgtgattcttggggtggtcctgtgcaggaccaaGAGTTGGACATCAATAGTTgttgtgagtcccttccaactcaggtgttctgtgattctgtgattatgcCAGTGCCTGAACCAGCAGagctttaaattaatttcattcttaGTTGCCAGAAAACTTCACACCTTAAAATCAGGGAAAACACATCAATAATGAGAGATGAAATAAtctgttaattttaattaatctgTTCCTAACAGGCAGGGGAAGGGTCACTGCCACATGAACTCACAGAAGGAGTGGAGGGAATAGCAGGTGGTTTTATCTACACTATTCAAGGTAAGGCCACAAAACGTAGCATGACATTTGATGTGATGGTAAAACAGGTAATTTAAATTACACTTCTGAGTATAATTTCTGCTGTCTCCATGAACTTAGTCATTCTAGGTTTTCTTTTagcagaaacattttcttcctggctCTTTTATGCTTTAAGTCAATATTCTGATGTGGGTCCTTTGCTTGCCTTTTGTCAGCCACTCCAGTTGACTTGCATTCCTTTGTCTTTTTATCTAGACTCTCCTTCTTGTGTTTTGTTACCCAAAATCGAGTTAAAAAATGTCATGTACTGAAATCTTTCCCTGATATTTTTCACACTGTTTTCCAGTTCTGCTGCAGTTAGAGGTACTGTATCACAATGTTTAACAGTATGGACAAACAGTTTCCATCCCTGTTGTTGCCCTTTTACACCTATTTCAGCAGAATGTTGAGAGATTTTAGAGGAGGTCTTTCCAATTTCTAAGATTTTGACCACATAGTACTGGAACCAAGGTATTCTTATTGGTCCAACATAGGCATTGAGAGTGTTATTGCTGTGTTGTTGTAGCTGGGCCTGGCAGATACAATTGGGCAGTCCTGTTGTCTTGCCTGCTGTGTAGGAGCCTGAACTGAGGTGTGTGCTAAAGCCCTTCCATTTTGTTTGACAAACTTTTCTTCAGTACCACAAACTACCTCCTTATCTGCAATATATTTTTAGCTTTTACCTGCAGTTATGTGATGTGGTTCAGCAGGGATCATCGGTGCTACATCACAGCAATGCCTATTTGATTATATTTAGCATAGCATtgcttgtgtttattttttatgctAAATACATATACTTAGGAGGAACTGACAGGGGCCTTTTTACTCTACAGTAAGAGAAACAGTGAGGTCCCAGACTGTTCTTTATATTAAGGAACCTTAGAAAGTTGAATTCTTTTATTACTGAAGAGGAAGAGAATACTTTTTTACTTTAAACTTTTAGTGTCAGGCCttatacaaaaaaatatttgttgttcTGCAACTTAACTTAAACAATTCtgtagaaattttaaaattaattgcagGATTTTCACAACCCCATTAATTTGAATGCTTCTTCAGATTCATTTTGTCAATGTGTGCCCTGTATGATCCAagagaaatgtgaaataatATGCATCTTTGTTTAATAAttattctttctgtttctttcagaaGGTGATGCTCTTTTAAAAAGCCTCCATACTCGCCCAGAAAGGTTTGCAAGTCACATAAAAAACCTTGAGAAGGAAGATGCTTTATTGAAGGAAGAAAGCAGCATGTATGATGACATTGTTTTTGTAGATGTGATTGACACTTACAGAAACGTTCCCTCCAAACTGCTGAACTTCTACCGATGGTAAgtagaaaagaaagcattttcttattttctcgTAGGGATGGTGCTGTTTGTAGTGCAAGATGATCTAGCAGATCATGTTACTTGATAGGTTCCATGAAATACATGCCTTATGTGTTTTACTTCATTGAGTTGTATTTCTGTCCCAGCACTTTGGATGCATGTAGTAAGTAAAAGGCAGTGCCTATAGTTTTTTTAATGCTGACCCTTGGTGCCTCAAATCTGCGCAAGCTGGCAAGACAGGCTTCTGCTCTAAGAGTCCAGGTGTAAAACTTTTCATTTCTCCTTGTAATTTCATTTGTATCTAACTGAAAACTAGCAGTTTTAGTATTTTAAAGGATGTCTTTTGGCCAGTTTGTGTGCTTACtcagtgtttcagtttgtggCTGTTGCTCCAGTCCCATAATCATCTTGATGGGCCTTTGCTGGATTCTCTGCCCAGTATGGCCGTGTCCCTCTTGTACTGAGGAGTCCAGGACTGCACATGTTGTCCAGATGTGGCCACACCGGTGCTGAGCGGAGGGGAAGGATTGGGAGCATGTGtacagcagggacagaaggcTGATAGGAGGAGTTTTCATAGTGAAATGTATTGTCTGTGTTAAGCAGTAAGTTTCTCTGTGTTATAAAGCAGTAAGTTTCTACCTCTAAATTTGCAGTGATTTCATTATTCTGAGATAACTGTTTCAGTTAATTGATGCTGCTGTGGAGTAAGAAATAGAGTTGACAGTTGTACTTTATCCAAAATTCAGTTTAGTTGCTTGCAAGATTATGCACTTTTGTCACAAATTCCATGGCTATGAATGTAACTGAAAAACTGAACATGCTTTCAGTTCTAAAAGGAGGTTTACATGTCAACACTTAGATCTTTGTGAAAATTTCTTACAGATTAGCAATTTTTCAAGATTTAGTaataaaaggcttttaaaaataccctTCTTGTTGTAAGAAGTTACCCTTACAAATGTTGTAACCAACCCAGCCATGATCCCTAGAATCTTAAGCTGTTTTGGTTATTTTATGTCTCATGTTCAACCATTTCAGACAGGTAAAGATAACACTTTTCATGTTTGAAGGGTGCATTTACAGAGAAAGAGTACGGACAGAGTTGTTTCCACAGATGTTTTTTACCACCTACAGCCTTCTCATTGCCCTTGAACTGTCTCATCCTGAAAGGAGGCTACTGACGTGTAGCCAGTGGCTTTTAACAGCTGTGCCGCCATCAGCATCAGGGATTCATGTTCTTCTGAGGTCAATACTGCTTAAGATGCTTTCATTAGTAAATCCACCATCTGTCCTGGAGAACAAAACttcagatttgttttcttctgctcaTACACAAGTCCATGTTGTAAGATCATCATAGGACACAGCTGCATCTCCTTTGAAGGACAAGCAGTCAGCCTTGGTCGATAgagaaaacttttaaaagtcaAGGGTAGCAAAGATGTTCCTTCCCTCTTGCTCCCCCCCacatcccaaaaaccccttGCAGAGCCTGCTGTCTGTAGTTTGTGGTGTGCAGCTCAGCATCTCATCACTTCCCTTTTTGGCTGCAGGACAGTGGAATCAACGAGTTTTGACTTGTTGCTGAAGACGGATGATGACTGTTACATTGatttggaaggtgtttttaacaggataaagcagaaaaaattggACAGGCCAAACATTTGGTGGGGAAAGtaagttgttttttaaaattacctttAAGAGATAGTTACCATTTCTTTATGAATGGTTTAGTGATTTAAGTCTGTTTTAATGTGGGTTCCCCTCCTATGCCTAAGGAAGCCAGCCTGTAAAAAGCAGGACTACTGTATGTGTTAAACTTTGAATCTCAGAATCAGAAATCAGTCCTTTACAATAACTTTCCAGAGTATGCCTTTACAGTGATTTAAACTTGCTGAATATCTTGCctggttttaaaatgtgttgTAGACATCTTTGTCATGGTACTTAAGTAAATAAGAATTTTCCAGCAATATAGCGAAGTTAAAAGTACATAGTACAGAACTATAAATACTACTTTTTGTAATGTCACTAGGATTTTTCTTGTGGGCTTGAGGAAGTGGGGTAAATGAGAGAAACAAAGTTTCTGTTATGGTCTGTACTTTTTTGTAACAGCTGTGAAAGTCAGGCATTGCTACCCACTTCTGCTGTATGAAATAGCAGATCTGATTAATGAATTTTTGACTGAACTCATGAATAAGGAGGATCAAAATAGCCCATATCTTCCCTTCCATCCATGGAATGCATGGCAGCTCTGGTATGAAATCCAATACAGCAGGAAGTGTGTGTTACTACAGCATTCAATATAGCATAATGCTACAATGTGCCTTCCTGTTGCCCTCTGCCCACTGAAGAAAAACAGgcctttgctgctttgcttcaCAAATCTGATCCTGCCTGCTGCTTATAAAGCAATTTAGTAAGGTGTGTGGTCAAGTGTGTGAAATAGTTGGTTATCTTGTGATTATCTCAAAGATCTTAGGAGTGACATCTTTGAGTGTAAATTCTTTAATAGTCACAGTCTTCAGGTCAGGCAAGTGTGATATGTAGGGGGCAACACTGAAATAACTATGGAAGTATAAAATGATTATCAAAGCAGATGCTTCTCAGTCTGGAGGGGCTTGAACCTTTCGTGCTGTGATTCAGTGGAGTGGAAGGTACTGTGCCTAAAGTGAATTCAGGTATCAGATGAGACTTTCATTTACTTTGTGCTTTAATATGTCAGCTTCAGTTGAGAATGGGCAGAATCTGATAACATCCCTGCCACTCAGCTGTGATTCCTCCCTTTCGGGGCTGTTGTCTGGGGTGACAGTTCTTGGTAGCTCACTGAAGCTTTCAGCTGCTTGTGCTCATGACTGGAAATCAGCAGTGCTGAACCTTTGTGAAacaggggcagccctgctgcactgaCACAGTTATgtctctgagctgtggctgcatgaAGTGTTTGTGGGGCCAGAGGAGTGCAATAGCAGCCTGTTCCCAAGCAGGGAAGCAGGATGCTTTTCACTTGGCAGTTTGGCAGGGTCCCTAGCGCtgcacagggatgctctgccACGCTGGGAGCGTCTGGGGAGGCTGTGCAGCCTGAGACTGCTTCCTGCAGGCCTCTGGAGGGAATAAGCCTTCCTTAGAGAACACCACTGCCAGGAAGAGTTCTTCTGTAATTCAGAGATGGCAGCCTTTGAACATCTCCTTTGTTGAACTTCTTTTGGAAAACAGCTTAGAGAAGGTAGTATTGCTTCCTGATTTTTAAGCAGCCACTAGCTTTAACAGGAAGATGGGTTGCGTAACATCAATCACTGTCTGCATGCCTGCTGGAGGCACTGCCTGTGTGTCATGTTGATTAACCAAAGGGGTTAATTAGCAGGAGACAGATGTGCCTGTTACAAAATAGGTAAGGATGTGTGGGCTTACCTAGTTCAAAACCCAACAGCAAGGCATAGATGCTGAGGACCTGACTGTCAATGTTGCTTTGGCTTCTGTTTTGAAAACTTTCTCTTATTATCCAAGATTGAGACCAAACAACAGTTACAATTTCAGCTTTGTGCCCTAGAGAAATAAGACTAGGAGCCATAATTAGGATCACCTACTTCTTTCTCTCAGTTGTTTATCAGTATTACTTCAGTTATCAATGTTCATAGGTTCCACAGAGGCCTGTCTATAAACATCTCATGTCTAACATGTCTTCAGTTTCAGACTAAATTGGGCAGTTGATCGAACTGGGAAGTGGCAAGAACTGGAGTATCCAAGTCCTGCATATCCAGCCTTTGCTTGTGGGTCTGGCTATGTCATCTCCAAAGACATTGTGCAGTGGCTGGCAAGCAACTCTGAAAGGTTAAAAACGTACCAGGTAATAAAGATTAGTTCAGTTTTTCTGTGTTGAAGTGGTCTGGGGAACCGCATGTACTGGATGAGTCAGAAAGAACATTGCTCAAGTGTTAGTGTTGGGTTCTCCTGGCTCATGTGGGCTTCTGCCATGTTTTTGGTTGCTAGGTTTAGTGCCTGTTCTAATTCAAAGCACAGATGTTTGGGACTGAAAACCTCTGGAGCTGTAATCTTGTTTTTTGTACTCTGTTTTTGTAAGAACAGTGTATTGTTATGGGAAAGGTGGAAGGATTATTTTAATACCCCTGCAGTAGTCTGGCATAGGTTTTTGTAGTTACCATTCTTTACTGCTGGTAGATGATGCAACTCATTCCAGGTCACAGTCATGCTTTATGCTTTCTTGGTGCTCatatctgtattttttattttcatctcagGGTGAAGATGTGAGCATGGGTATCTGGATGGCAGCTGTAGGACCCAAGCGGTATCAAGTAAGTCTGAAGGAATCGTCTGACCTTACAGAAAGAGGAGATGGCTGCTGTTCCAAGTAGCATAAAACAGGAGaaagggtggtttttttctttaaaaatgaactGAAATAACCATTGAATTAaaatccagagggaaaaaaaaagtcttttaaagatgtatttaaaaggaaaaccacaaaactgCCACAAACCACCTGCAGACTCCATCCCTACCCCCAAGTTCTCTGAATAGGTCTAGAAGATCAGTTTGGGATCTTTGTGTGCAATGTTTGTTGCTAGAAACAATAAACACACCTGATTCTTGGAAGTGAAGATTGTTGAAGACTAGATACTTTCTAATAAAAACTATTGAAATGTTTCTGTCTCTCTTGACAGGATGGTCTCTGGTTGTGTGAGAAGACATGTGAGAGTGGAATGCTGTCTTCCCCCCAGTACTcgccccaggagctgggagagctctggAGATTAAAGGAACTGTGTGGAGATCCATGTAGATGTGAGGAAAGATGATGGACTTGCCTTGGAAAACAGGGTAGTGTATAATGATCATGGAAAGGTGTACATTTGGATTCATTCCTGGAACAATAAGAAATACTAAGGTACCTTTTAATGCTGGGTTTCAACTAAAGTATAACAATATTTGCACATCCCTTTTGATAATTACAAGTGGACTGATACTATTCATTTTCTATAGTATAGATATTGATCagacaaaaaccaaaatgttaaagattaaaaaaaaatcctttttatatAAAGTCAAAGACCTACTTGTAATTAATAAATGCACATAAGAATGCCAACTAGCCTGTCTTTTGTAAATTGAAGCACTACTGATTTGATTCAGTATAGGGCTGTTCCAGGCTCCTGTGAGAGttgtgctcagcaccagggcagcagcacattCTGTGCTGTCTGAGGGGCTGCCCTcatctgtgcagggacagggacagcaatgGGGGCTAGGATTTGTGATTAGTTTGTTTATGTCATTGTCAttttagataaaaataaaatcaaggtTTGCTTATACCAAATCTTCAAGTACTGCAAACTTGGCCTGATTTAGGAGGGATTTCTGACAGCTCTTTCTGACTAGATATGAATCTGAGGTTACACAAGTGAAAGTAAAATAAGCTTGAGGAACAGCACGCTAAAGGttgtaaaataaatagcaaTGCCTTGCAGTGTGCTGAGAACTTATTTATAATGTTAACACTGTAGGGTAGAAGAAAGGTCTGGCAGATTTTGACCTTAATCATCTAAGGTAGATACTTCTAAAATTACTACTGGGTTTTGTTCACTATAAGGTCGTTGGATGTAGGTGAAAACAAAGAGGAAGTGGCCTCTCAGTGCAGCACTGATCTTGTCTTGATAGCAAAGAGATCACAACTCAGCCCTGTACTCAGTTCAGTAAAGCAAattctcactgctgctgggggaaggcAGTATAACATCTTGGCAAAAGGGTGACCTTGAGTTTTATTTAATTGAAGCATTTAAGCACAGTTTGGTATCGCTCCAGTAGGACAAATGAGCAGCTGCTTTCATGGAGGCTGATGATCAAGCTGAGGAGTTGAAAGTACAGTTGTACAGCCCTTTGGTGCCACGTGTGTGAAACTCCAATTCACCTGTGTGTCTGTTCAGGCACAggctgtccgtgtgtctgtctcTCTTCTGCAGTTCTTGTGTCAGCTTTTCCTTCAGTCCAGAAAGAGAGTCCCTTCTTTACCACCGTACTAACACACAGTCTCCACTTTCTATTGAGTAAAACTGCAAAGGCTTTAAGTCATTGTCTAGTTcaacttcttttccttccagctagaatgagaaagcaaaaaaaaacctaatcaGACTTACACTGAAATCCCTTCATAAACCAAATAGCAGGCAGTTGCAGTCAGGGAGAATCTGTCATATTACAGGAATGAAATTAGGTCCTAAATGACAGCATGAAGACAGCTCTCCTCAAGTGAAATGAATTTCTTTATATAGTATTTTAGAACATGCTATGGACCTTTAGCagcatgaaatattttgtttttcaatatcTGTTTTTAACTCACTTTAGAACTTTTGTAGGACAGTTTCAGGTCTGAACCAGGAATTTTAAACAGGCGATACAGCAGTCCTTTGACCTTCTGAATAGTCATAGACTCTGTtgaggggagagaaagaaaagttattAGAAAAATGCTGCTGCCACTGAGCTGTAGCAAAGTACCAGTGTTTCACTTTACTTGCTTATAGCAACAGTGAAAGGCTGTATTGCTGCTTCAGTTCTAACACTGCAATAATGTCTGAGGTACCTGAGACCATATCTGCTACTGTCAAGTGGAAAATGGTTTCACCTGTGGTGGTCAGGGCAGGATGTGCTGCTACAGAGTAAGCGCTTTGATCCCATACACCAAATTAAGTGTTACGCTTCATAATTTACCTTTTTTGAGTCTGTATTTCTACATACTAAACTAAGTGACCTTTGGGACACACACCAGCCAGGTTCTGACTACTTGCATCTGGCAACTGTTCCTTGCAGTTTTCATTACTAGGAATTGGCTTTCCCAGCACAAGTAAGGAAATGGCACGGTGGAACGAGTGACATTCTTGGGAATGGTATTGAGTTATTAGTCCCAAACACATTGTCAGCAGTTGTTTATATTATGAAGTCAGTTATAGGAAGGGGTATTTTTTTGTAATGGATCTTGAATGAGTAGATGTAGTTTGTTCCAGAGGTGATACCTGTGTTTGCAATAGATAAACTCAGTATTTTGGTTGAACTTTCACTTCTTTTGAAGCTTTATCTAAAGGCACAGCAATAGCGAGTTACTCCTGTAATACCACACATTGTACttagacaaatatttttctatcaAACATTTTTGTAAAAGCTGTATCTATCTGATTTTATGCAAGTTGTGataataaatgtgatttttattttagaataaagcttgaattcttcttttctctcagaCTTCATTCTGACACATCTTTCCAAAACATCAGCTTAATTTAGAATGGTCTTATTCCTTCTAGTATCACCACAGACACGAAAATTTCAAAGAATGAGTTTGATGGAGGTCAGAACTAGACTTCTGAATTAATGGATTAGATAGTAGACCTCAATATCTAGATTTACAGACTGTGTGGTTGCCTCTTAAGACTTCATGTTCTGGTTACTTGGTTAACACATCCACCAGATTTCATCCCTGTTAACAGGGATGAAATTGCCTCAGACTTTTAAACATgaaaccagcagcagagcatcAACTTTACAACAAAGCATCAACTTTCTTTGAGCTGGACTGAAAGTAAGTATGAAGGCCAGAAGA
Above is a genomic segment from Zonotrichia leucophrys gambelii isolate GWCS_2022_RI chromosome 3, RI_Zleu_2.0, whole genome shotgun sequence containing:
- the B3GALNT2 gene encoding UDP-GalNAc:beta-1,3-N-acetylgalactosaminyltransferase 2; the encoded protein is MRNWLVLLCPCVVGVALHLWLLLSCPGSHPAGPLSLFPQWKLKHYDVVVGVLSARHNHELRRVIRSTWFKHLKEHPALSQRVLVKFIIGAHGCAVPVKDREDPYSCKLLNISNPVLNQEIEAFSLPEDIPSVLSEDRIVSVNFRVLYPIVITSLGVFYEADGVGFQRNITVKLYQAEHEEAIFSARFSPPSCGVQVNRLWYKPVEQFILPESFEGTIVWESQDLQGLVSRNLHKVMVNDGGGVFRVITAGEGSLPHELTEGVEGIAGGFIYTIQEGDALLKSLHTRPERFASHIKNLEKEDALLKEESSMYDDIVFVDVIDTYRNVPSKLLNFYRWTVESTSFDLLLKTDDDCYIDLEGVFNRIKQKKLDRPNIWWGNFRLNWAVDRTGKWQELEYPSPAYPAFACGSGYVISKDIVQWLASNSERLKTYQGEDVSMGIWMAAVGPKRYQDGLWLCEKTCESGMLSSPQYSPQELGELWRLKELCGDPCRCEER